One Triticum dicoccoides isolate Atlit2015 ecotype Zavitan chromosome 3B, WEW_v2.0, whole genome shotgun sequence genomic window, TGCGTTATGCGGGGAACCGGAGGATGCCAATCATGTATTCTTCCGGTGCCCTTTAGCAAGGTTTGCGTGGAGTGCCGTCCGGACCGCGGCTGGTGTCCTCTGGGACCCGCGCTCAGCTTCGGAGCTCTTCAACCTTCTTGACGTGATTAAGGGCCCAGCTTTCCGGGTTATGTGGAGTTGTGTTGGGGCACTCCTCTGGGCCTTATGGCTTACTAGGAACAAGTTCACTATAGAAGGGTGCTTTCCAAATCATCCGGCTAATATCATCTTCAAATGCAACCTTCTATTGCagcagtggagtccgttggggaGGCGCAAGGATGCTGAGCTGATCAAGACCGCCCAACAACGACTGATGCAAGTGTATGCGATGGCTAGGGAGTGATTTCGCTTCTTTTGTTGCCTGACGAGCCTGCGTGCTTTGTACGGGCTCTGCCCTGTAATCTCGATTGGCGACTTGTTAGTTTCTTCTGAACTTTCGTGCTCTAGCTGCCAGGGCTTTTGGTGATGTATTAAGACTTGGTTTGGTACGCTGCCGTtgaggctttattaatttaaaaccGGACGTATCTggcgtcttcgttctaaaaaaaaagtGGGTGATGTTTCTTGTAATTTTGCATAAAAGGAAGTACGAATTGGGTGATCTCCCAACAAGAACGTTGTCCGGTTGGTTGCAAAGATACTTGTTTACAAAACTTCAGAACGAGAGAATTTGCAGGAACATTGCCCTACAATCTACATTATGGGATAGTCACATGCCAACCCCAGTCCCATGCTGTCCTTGAGGGAAATGAGGCAGCCGGCCGGTGTTATCGTTGGAATCAATATTGGGTTCGTTCTATCGTCCATGGTTTCTCAATATCCTGTTCGGTCAGTGTTGTCTTTTAAAGAGAACCGGGGATGATGCCCTGCACTGCATGGTTGCTTGCTGGAAGGATCTGAATGATTTAGACAGCAGGGGCAGGAACATGATACAACCGCTTGCAGGCTAGCAGCATGCAAGTTGCTTGAATTCCATGCCAGGGATGAGCAAGGGGTCCAGTTAGATACTCTTTGAGATCCAAATCTGAACCTAGCACTTTTTTTTATCGAATTTGCTTGCCCACACTCCCATGCCGCAGATGGAAAATTGCAAGCATCTGGACATTGTTTGTTTATAGACACGAGGCGATCTGACGGTAAATTTAGGTTTCATCCTGCTCTGCCTCTGCAGCAGTGTTTTGATCTGAAATCGCAGTCAGAACACGGTGTGGTTCCCTGAATCTTCTTTATGTCCTCCTTTATTTCATTCTTGTGGTTGGTGTTTGCCTGAATTTCAGGAGCTGGACTGCTCAAGAGACACATCATGAATTTCAGAACTTGGACCGACTGaacaaaacaattgagtcaaactATCAGTCTGTTCGATCTGGACATGTATCTGTCAGTCTATTTATGAAAAGAAAGTCCATTCCGAGGTCCCCGACAAGCTAAATCCTGCTTACTAGTCCCCACTAGCATATAGTATCAGCAGTAAATTATTGTAAGCTTAAGTTTGCATGAACAGAACAACTTCAGTGAACCTGGACTGCTGATGGAAATGATCTCAGATACACTGCTGCAGCTGTTCTGCTCGTTAGATGTGTATAGCCCTTTTCGGTTTATCGCCATTGTATAAGGGGTCTCTTGCACTTTACCCTACACATGTATATGTATTGGCCTTTGGCTGCAGTCGGCCATTATCCAACATGGTATCAAATGCTAGGTTAGCCTCGCTCTCTCGCACGATGCAACTCCGTGCTCCCCGCTCCTAGCCTCGTCTCCGGCTCGATTCCGGCCGCTCCTGGCCGTCCTCTCCTCTGTCCCGCCGGATCCGCGTGCCTGCTGTCAGGTTTCGTCCTCGCCTTCCTCTCTTCAGTCGCTTTGCCGCCCCTGGCAGTCGGGAAGAAGCTGCTCCCGTCCCGTCCAGCTGACGCTGCGCCCGGCTGCTTCTTTGCTCCGGTTCCCGCGTGCGGTCCCCCAGCCAGGCAGCGCTCCCTCCCTCCAGCTTGAGCGCTCCCGCATGTCTCCGTCCGCCCGTCGCTGCCCCTGTTCCGCCGGTTGCCTGTCCGGCCGATCGGCTCTGGCCGCTGTTGACCGGCCCAGCCTCTGCTATCTCTCCTGGCTCGATTGAGCCTCTGCTCTCTCTCCTGGCTCGGTTGAGCCTCTGCCCGTTCCGCATCGAGAGCCCCTTGCTCGATCCAGATCGGGCTGCCTGGGTCCGTTGACTTCCTTAAAAAAAAGACAGAGTGAGACAATCAGCATGTCTTTGTCTGGCTATGTGGCTGTTTCTCGATGCTCGGTGATCTTCGATGGCACAAATTATGCTGAGTTTGTGGGATTCATGCGTATCCATATGCGCGGGCTCCTCCTTTGGTGTGTTCTCTCTGGCGAGGTCCCCTGTCcgccctgccctgttgctccggtgGCTCCTGTTCCGCCGATACCGCCGGTGCTTGCTACTGATGCTTCTCAGGCTGATCGGGATGCAGCCAAGGCTCTTGATGATGATGCAGTTGATGCCTATGATCAGCAGGTATCCGCATATTCTGATGCTCTTTCTGTCTACCGGGATGAtctgtctgcttacactcagtggtgcaatgatgatgctcgagctGCTGCTGTCCTCACTGCAAGTGTCCTCCCTCAGTTTGCTTTGGAGTTCATGGGCCTTGGCACTGTTGCATCGATGTGGTCCTATctttgtcagcgctatcagccctctggcgATGCTCTATATCTTTCTGTGgtgcgtcaggagcatgctcttcagcagggtgactcgtctgttgatgagttctattcaTAGTGCTCTGCTATCCGGCGTCAGCTTGACTCATTGCCAACAGTTGTTTGTGGCACTTGCCGTTGTTGCCAAACTACGAGGTCTGACTTGGAGTTTCAGAGGgtccatgagttcttatctcgtctccgctctgagtttgagcctcgccgtgctcacttgcttgctcgtggGCGTGTTCCTATCTCAGAGATACTTGCTGAGCTTCGTGCCGAGGAGACCCGCCTTCACTCTGCTGGGTTGCTTTTGGTTCCGTCAGTATTGGCTGCCCGGGCTCCTGTGTTGTCTGCTCGCCTCACTTCTCCGCCTCTCCTGCCTACTCCTCCAGGGGGGGGTGAGCCGTCCTCCTTATGCTGAGAAGGGCACGTCGCACCGTGACACCGCCTGTGGTTAATGCTCCCGGCCAAGTCACCCAGAGTCTGATTGTCGCCAGAAGAAGTGAGACCAGAGGAGCTCCTCCTCCAGCGGGCCTCCTGTGTCTTCCTCGACTCTgtcactcactgaccaggacattgttCCCCTCAAGCGTCTTCTTGCTTCCTCAGGCTCCTCGTCGACTGGCTCTGTTGCTGCTGTGATTGCATCCTCCTCCTCACCATCACAggcatctacacagtcaggtacatcttcgtgggttctggattctggagcctcctttcatatgtcttctgattcttccgcgttgtcttctctccgacctcttgattcgcctgttaatgttcttactgccgatgacacatctcttcctgttgctagtcgtggtattctttccactccatctttttctgttccgagtgtttcacatgttcctcgccttaccatgaatcttttttccgctgcccaacttactgattctggttgtcgtgtcattctcgataccgactcttgctccattcaggatcgtcgcaccaaggttttggttggtgctggcccccgaCGCCATGAGTCAGCGGacctttgggaggttgactggctttgtgttccttccgctgccaccacttctgccagctctcatgctcttgctgcctcttcgtctgcgtccttccagcagtggcatcatcgacttggtcacaTATGTGGCTCTCTCTTGTCTTCCTTAGTTCGTCAGTgcctcttagggtctgtatctggagatgtctccttacattataatggttgcagacttggcaaacatactcagttaccttatcctactagtgagttaccttatcctactagtgagTCTGTATCTCAGCGCCCTTTTGACTTATTTCATTCTGACGTctggggtcctgctccctttgattcaaaaggtggtcatcgctactatgttttgtttattgatgatttctctcgctacatttggctctacttcatgagatctcgtagcgaggttctccctatatacaaatgttttgctgccatggttcacacccagCTTACCACGCCCATTCGtacttttcgtgctgactccgctggagagtatatctctcagttgttgcgtggttttctcgcggaacagggtactcttgcccagttctcctgtcctggtgctcatgctcagaatggcgttgccGAGCGAAAGCATCATCAtttgcttgagacggctcgtgcgctgATGATAGCTGCTTCCCATCCaccccatttttgggctgaggctgtttccgcatccacctatctcatcaacattcagccattggctgctctgcagggtggcattcctatggagtgtctcactagtcgctctcctgactactcagctcttcgtatgtttggatgcgtctgctatgttcttcttgccccccgagaacgcaccaaactgactgctcagtcggttgagtgtgttttccttggctacaaTGATGAGCACAAGGGTTATCGATGTTGGGATCCGTTGGGTCGTCGCTTAcgcatctcgcgtgatgtgacttttgacgagtctcgttcttactacccacgttcttcttcctcgagtttctctgtggacgacctttctttccttctccttcccgataCACCCTGCTATGTGCCTCATGTGTCACCTCTTCCTCCGGCACCTCTCATTCCTTCTCATTCACCATCGACCCCGtcttctccatcctcctcctccacctctccccCATCCTCTCCAGTCCGTCGTCCTCTCTCACCgtttcctctccactatactcATCGATCTCGTACTGAGGATGTCTCCTCTGACGAGCCTTCCACCTCTAGTGCACCTCCTCTCACACCTCCCCCGGTTCACAACCTCCGTGCTCGGCCTCGCCCCCCGCCTGATCGCTACTCCCCTGATCGGTACGGTCTCTTTGTTATGAGTGAGCCCACTTCCTATAGCACAgccatgactcagcctgaatggcagcttgcgatggccgaagagcttgctgcccttgagcgctctAGCACATGGGATCTGGTTAACCTCCCTTCTGGTGTCCGTCCCATCACATGCAAGTGGGTCTATAAgcttaagactcgctccgatggttctcttgagcgatacaaagctcgtcttgtggcccgtggttttcagcaggagtagggcgcgattatgatgagacattcgctccTGTGGCCCACATGACTACTGTTCGCACTCTTCTTGCTGTGGCTTCTGTTCGTcagtggtctatctctcaacttgatgttcagaatgacgctTTTCTCaatggtgagttgcgtgaggaggtttatatgcagccaccaccaaGGTACTATCctcctgatggtatggtctgtCGACTTCGCTGCTCCCTATATGGTCTCAAACAGGCCCCTCGCacctggtttgagcgcttcgcctctgtggtgaccgtcgctggtttcttgcccagtgatcatgatcccgcgttgtttgttcacacgtctcctcgtggtcggactcttctccttctctatgttgatgacatgatcatcaatgGTGACGACTCTGattacattgcctttgttaaggctcgccttcgCGACCAGTTTCTCATGACTGGTCTTGGTCCACttcgctattttcttgggattgagatctcaacctctgatggcttctacatcacccaagaaaaatatattcaggacCTTCTTGCTCGCATTGCTCTCGGTGATGAGCGCATAGTTGTGACTCCCatggagctcaacgttcagcttcgtGCCTCTAATGGTGACCCTCTccctaatcccactcgctatcgttaccttgttggcagtcttgttacgcgtcctgacatctcctatcccGTCCACATTCTGAGTCAGTTCgtttcagcccccacctctgtccactatagcCATCTCCTCCATGTTCTACGATATCTTCATGGAACGAtctctcagcgccttttctttccccgctccagctctctcgagctccaggcctactctgatgctacctggtctagtgatccctctgatcgacgctcgctgtctgcttattgtgtctttcttggtggctctcttattgcctggaagacCAAGAAACAGACTGCGgtttctcgctcgagtacagaggctgagttgcgagccatggctatgctgacggctgaggtgatctggttacgatggctacttgaggattttggtgtgtctgCTACTACCTCGACTCCCTTATTGTCAGACAGTACTGGCActatcagtattgcgcgtgacccggtgaagcatgagctcaccaagcacatcggtgtggatgcccactttgtgcatgctgctgtgcaggatcagactctcgctcttcactatgtgccctctgagttacagttggcggacttcttcacgaaggctcAGACTCGCGCGCAGCATAGTTTtcttctctccaaactcagtgttgttgatccaccatgagtttgaggggggggggtgttagatgtgtacactaccggactcgcgggctatgcctacggcccagggccgtcggcataggtcatctgccgtcggcatagatctatgcctacggctgccgtcggcatagcgcCGTCGgtgtagatcacgtcagcgtagatgtgtcagaccgtcggcgtagtatagccgtcggcataggtccgtatgccgacggccgtgggacaaccgtcggcatagtttagtcgtcggcgttgttttccgtctgacggcaacggacggcgccatCAAAAGCGCTAGCGAACCAGGGGAAGACACATGGCGcaggtatgccgacggcctagctgtCGGCACagatggaaatctatgccgacggcctagccgtcggcacacCTGCGCCACGTGTCGTCCTCTGGCTTCTCCTGGCGGCAgggatatgcctacggcaaagccgtcggcatagacatCTATGCCGACGGTTTTGCCGTAGGCATATCCCTGCCATGTGGCGCGCCCTGGTTGCTCCTGGGCTATGCCGAGGGCAATGCCGTCGGCATACTTGCTGACCAGAAGCAAAAAAAAATTATACTAGCCAAAAAGGCTAGTAATTTCATAGTTGATACATTAGCCAAAAAGGCCAGGGTTGGTCATGTTATAGCCCAATAATAATCCTCATGAATATACAAGTTACACAAGAAAAAACGCTGTTTGTCCGCTCAGTATAGTACTAGTGTTTGGTAGAGCTCATATACAAGGGTATGAGCAATACAACAGTGTCTAGAATGGACATGCAGGAATATAACAACATAGCCCACAGCAAAGGGCACAGGGTATAGAATCATAACATAGTTTTTCCACTAGGTACAGAGTAGGTATTTAAACTGGACACAAATAGCTCCTGTGATGATTTAGTAGATACAGAGTAGGAGTATGTAGGACTTGATCATGAGGTAATATGAAAATCAACTAAACAAAGCAAAAAGGTATTTTGGAGCATCTTGAACTCCTTGACAAATAGACCGAGTGCTAATTAAGGAACATGTCAGTGTACACATATGGTTCATGTGATGCTGGTTGTAAGCAAAGAAGAGGAGTTGACCAATGCTAaaatgttgaactccctaaaagaGAAAGGCATGTTCTCTGAAAGCACATACATAGTTCTAATCTAGACGCAACTGTAAGTCAAAATCGAAAGTCTAGATCAGATTGCATACATAACGATAAAACTGAATTACACACACAAAAGATTCAGATTTTTTTTGTGGCAACAAGGAAGCAAGCAAACTAATTGGCAAACAATGCAGCAATGTCCAGGTGATTGAGTACTAGGATCTGACAGCAATAGCACCAAGTTAAATTCAGTCAAGCGTGTAAGTAGATTCAGACCAGCAGCATACCAAGCAAAAAAAAATCAGATTTCAAACAGGCTAGCTAGCTATAATTTGATGCAATCCTGATGGTACAAACATGCTAGCTAGATTAAACACCAACAATTAACATAGCCTAGCTGCAGTAACTAACAAGGCCATTATAAATTATTAGCATGCATGATCTGCAGTACTAGGAGGCTGAATCAATGCACATCACAGTAACCACAAATGGGGTCTAATACAAGAGCAGAATTTAACAAGTGTGCTGCTCCAAATCATCATTACTTGTAAATAGGAATGATCTTTTCCATGACACAGGCACGGCAAGCACAAACAAAATCACCCATGCACATGAAACAGAGCAAGGTACTAATATAGCAGCACAAGAGAGGGAGCTAGAGGTAGGAGACGGATTCACATGAGAGGAGGTTGTAGTCGATGGCGCACACAACCACAGTCGCCGTCACGCGGTAGAGGAGGTTGTAGCTGAGTTGGACCATGTGTGGGGCGTCGTCGTGCCGGTGGATGCCCTGGTTGTCGTCATCGTCAACGGAGGATGCCTGCTGCTCCGAATCTAACAAACAAGTAAGAGCTAGTGTTGTTGATCTAGTACAGAAATTAAGCAAGCTAGTATAGGAGACACACATGCTGCTAGTATCTACAGAAAGCAATCAAGttgcctgtgtgtgtgtgtgcgcttgGGCTCTAAAACTAACAGAGCATGCTAGCGTCAACAGAATCAATCACAAGGttattttgttgttgttgctaGCACTGCTAGCTGTATGTGTTGGTCCATCCATCCATGGACCTAACTAATGTTGTTGTATCTCTAAACGAAGTGCAACAACACAAGAAGAAGAACTAAAACTGTGGAGCACATGTGTACCTATACTCATCCATGTCAAACTGTACCAAACCATCCATACATTGCCAGATTGATAATTGCACGTAATCAGGAATTAAAGTTCACACCTAAATAAAATACATAAACAGCAAGGGATATAAATTGTTGGTCTCGTTTATATATCCATACTTGTTGGTCTCGTTTATTAATGTACCCCCTCCGTccataataataatataagagcattttttgacactagtgtggtttcagaaacactcttatattatgggtcaGAGGCAGTACAATCTAGTCTAGTAAATCACATCTAATTTAACATGTAGCTTACCAGTAAAGCCAAGATAGCAAAGAACTTTGCTCCTCGCGTGCTGATACTCCTTTCCCCATTTTCTTTTTTGCCAAAACTACTGTACTGTACATGAGGACGAATGAGTCAACCAACCGAACAAACAGGCCACAATCAATCAATATATATAAATAAAAATTACAGTAGCTAGACCCCTTGGACAAAAGCTTTCTGGACATTTTAAACAAGAAAGATAGCGATTTCGTTCTGCATCAAAGTGGTTCGACCACGAACTGCCAGATTACATACAGCAAAAAAGATGAGTCTTTTTCCTCATGTAGTCTCCTCAAATTAAAACTCCATAAATTTGCTGCTAGAGTTACAGGTTTATAGTTTAGATTGATGAGGGCACCTCCGTGCTTGCACTGAACATGCCAAACAGAGCATGTGCGTGTGGTTTCGAGTCGAAGATGCCAAACAAATCTGAACCTCCTCCCCGAGGAGATGGAGGTGGAGGATTTGCAGCAGCAATAGTGAGCAGAGGAAGGAGGCGGAAGAGATGGAGGTGCTACCTGCCAAGCTGGGTCGTTGTGGCCGTGCTTGAGCTCGGCAGGCCCCGCCTCCTCGAGTAGGACAGGGCCGCCAGCTAGGTCCGCCCCTCGTCCTCTGCCTCCTCGAGCAGGAAGGACGGCGCCCTCCTGCCGTCGTCGCCGTCCAGACCACTCCAAGGTGACCTGCAGCAAGGGAAGGAAAGGAGGAGGTGAGGTGGGGGTGGATTCGggcaaggaaagaggggaaggacgTACCTGCGCCACACCGGTAACGGATCCGTCGAGCtctggcctcgccatcgccggaTGTGCCTGATTCCGGCGATGTTAGGGGTGGCGGCCGAAACCCTAGCTAGCCATGGGGACGGCGGAGGGCGTGAGCGCCGATTCTGGATGGGGCGGAAGGTGGAGCGGACCTAGGGGAGCTCGGGGGCGTGCTGCGCGCCGCTGGAGCTCACCGGAACTGGCcggcgtgggtggtggcggcggcgagggagagagATTCGTGGGGGGGGNNNNNNNNNNNNNNNNNNNNNNNNNNNNNNNNNNNNNNNNNNNNNNNNNNNNNNNNNNNNNNNNNNNNNNNNNNNNNNNNNNNNNNNNNNNNNNNNNNNNNNNNNNNNNNNNNNNNNNNNNNNNNNNNNNNNNNNNNNNNNNNNNNNNNNNNNNNNNNNNNNNNNNNNNNNNNNNNNNNNNNNNNNNNNNNNNNNNNNNNNNNNNNNNNNNNNNNNNNNNNNNNNNNNNNNNNNNNNNNNNNNNNNNNNNNNNNNNNNNNNNNNNGAGAGACAGAGAGGTTCGATTCGTGGGGAGAGAGCGAGGTAGGGGTCGGGTGGGATCGTttatcttttttttcctttcctctagatgggtggatggatggatgtgagGTAGACAGCTAGATGGATGGATatgcgccacgtcatcgatccgtggcacAAATGTTTCCACCAATAGGAACCAATCTCATACAATTGTGTTCTttctcttttgtttttcttctaatTTCTTCTACCATCTTGGACCGGCCGAGGACGATCCGTGAGGGGAGAGGAGGGCGGAGAGGAGGAGATGGTGAGGTGAGGTGGGGAGGGAATGGATCGAGGAATGGTGCGTTCGGTATGACGACTATGCGGGAAATTGCAGATCTGCACGGCGGCCACCTGAAATGATGTCCAGAAGTGGTTTTGTCAAATCATATATGATTTCTTTGTGGTATGTGTAGGCCTAGTGCAACCCAAGGAGGGGCGGACCCCACCATAGGGAGGGGAATGTACCTCGGCGGCATGCCGGATCTAGCTGTTAAAATCAAACAAAAATCACACGATGCAGGAAATACTCGGGACCTGGCACGGTGTCGTCATATGGCCCTTGTAGAGTATGGTGAAATTTTGAGCACGTTTCGCAGAAGCCTGACCGGAGGTTGCTTGTAAACTACACCATCTGTGAGGTAGTATCTAGCTATTGAGAGAGAACGTGTCCGATTTGTGAAGGAAGTGTGTTGCCCGTTGCTCCGTTGAcctcgaaacttctcgtgctctcaaaggGGGGCATTGCATGACACGTGCCAGGACATGGCATTTTGAGCCCGCCTGCAATATTGAGACATTTACTGCATCCATAGGGTTTCAATGCGGGAAATTGCAGATCTGCACGGCGGCCACCTGAAATGATGTCCAGAGGTGGTTTGTCAAATCATATATGATGTCTTTGCGGTATGTGTAAGCCTAGTGCAACCCAAGGAGGGGCATGCCCCACCACAGGGAGGCGAATGTACCTTGGCGGCATGCCGGATCCAGCCGTTAAAATCAAACAAAAATCACATGATGCTGGAAATACTTGGGACCTGGCACAGTGTCGTCATATGGTCCTTGTAGGGTGTGGTGAAATTTTGAGCACGTTTCGCAGAAGCCTGGCTGGAGGTCGCTTGTAAACTACACCATCTCCGGGGTAGTATTTGGCTATCAAGAGAGAACGTGTccggtttgtgaaggaagtgtgttGCCCGTTGTTCTGCTGACCTCAAAAGTTCTCGTGCTCTCAGAGGGGGCCATTGCATGACATGTGCCAGGATATGGCATTTTTCGGGCCCGCTtgcaatatttgagacatttaGTGCACCCATAGGGTTTTAATGCAAGAAATTGGAGATATGCATGGCACCACACCCACGAGCTGCGTATTGCCTCTTCGGAGCCCCGCACTAGGTGTTTGAAGTTGCCACCACACTTCGTGGCATGTAAGAGGACCCATCACAAGATTTGGTGGCATAGCTAGCCCCCGAAGGCCACCGACCACACTTGTAGACACGCGAAGAACAATCCGTACATATGCAGATGTATCTATGGTCTATGTGGCATGCCAGCGGggccagggcccactgtcagccaaTGTCACATTGTAGATACGCAGAGAAGCCCTTTGACCAATGGACTTCTCCACCTCGTTGTGATGGGTTCAGCCCATGTGAAGTCTCTAGAACAAGGTCCGGGCCCTACCCGCCACAAGATTCCCTCTACGTCAACCCGACGCagacgtttcccccctccaagtgtcggCGGTAGCTCCATCCGTGAAGGGGGTCACACTTCGGAGCCCAGCGTTAGGTGTTTGAAGTTGCCACCACACTTTATGGCATGTAAGAGGACCCATCACAAGATTTGGTGGCATAGCTAGCCCCCGAAGGCCACCGACCACACTCGTAGACACGCGAAGAACGAACCGTACATATGCAGATGTATCTATGGCCTATGTGGCATGCCAGCGTggccagggcccactgtcagccaaTGTCACATTGTAGATATGCAGAGAAGCCCTTTGACCAATGGACTTCTCCACCTCGTTGTGATGGGGTCAGCCTATGTAAGACTCCAGAACAAGGTCTGGGCCCTACCCACCACAAGATTCCCTCTATGTCAACCCGACGCagacgtttcccccctccaagtgtcggCGGTAGCGCCGTCCGTGAAGGGGGTCACACTTCGGAGCCCGCGCTAGGTGTTTGAAGTTGCCACCATACTTTGTGGCATGTAAGAGGACCCATCACAAGATTTGGTGGCATAGCTAGCCCCAAAGGCCACCGACCACACTCGTAGACACGCGAAGAACCATCCGTACATATGCAGATGTATCTATGGCCTATGTGGCATGCCAGCGTggccagggcccactgtcagccaaTGTCACATTGCAGATATGCAGATAAGCCCTTGCATTTTTTATTTATGTTATATATAAACGCCTAAAATAAAATTAAAGAAAAATAGATGGTGGGGTTTCGAACCTGTGGACTGTGTAAGGGAAGGTGGACAACCACAAGAGGGATGATGATTCATGTTTAAGTAACATGACTAATTTGTATATCATATAATATGGACCGAAAAGTATTTTTTTAACTGTCACACAAAAAAGGGAGCATCGTGCCTCGACCATGTGACCTTGTGGTCAGCATTAACTAAGATTACCACTAGGCTACAACAACACAACATGTCTAGATGGGATAAACATTTTTCATGTTGCTATTCCTTCTTGTTCTATGTAAGAAAATAAATTATATTCTTGTGTTTGCGACAATTGAAAAATATGTCTTACAGAAAAACAGGTACGCGACATTAAAAAAATAAACATCATAAAACACATTTGTGTAATTAAAACAACCATATgttgcattttaaaaatgttcaggcATTCGAAAAACTATTGATGacatttttaaaaatgtttatacaatgggAAAAATTGTTAGCGTTgtttaaaaaaatgtgtcgtacaaTCCAAAAAAGTTTATCCACTTATTTGAATAAAGTTTCAAAAACTTGTATTTGAGAAC contains:
- the LOC119282157 gene encoding uncharacterized protein LOC119282157 isoform X1 produces the protein MARPELDGSVTGVAQVTLEWSGRRRRQEGAVLPARGGRGRGADLAGGPVLLEEAGPAELKHGHNDPAWQYSSFGKKENGERSISTRGAKFFAILALLQASSVDDDDNQGIHRHDDAPHMVQLSYNLLYRVTATVVVCAIDYNLLSCESVSYL
- the LOC119282157 gene encoding uncharacterized protein LOC119282157 isoform X2, with the translated sequence MARPELDGSVTGVAQVTLEWSGRRRRQEGAVLPARGGRGRGADLAGGPVLLEEAGPAELKHGHNDPAWQYSSFGKKENGERSISTRGAKFFAILALLIRSSRHPPLTMTTTRASTGTTTPHTWSNSATTSSTA